The nucleotide sequence TGTGTCGAAGCGCGCGCAGGATTTGACGACGGACATTTTGCCGGTGACCAAAGTGGGCGACAGCGTCATCCGCGCCAAAACCGGGCTTACCGGCGTCACCGACAGAAGCATGACCGATGGCATAGGTGTTGCGGTAGGCTGGCTGGTCGGCTGGGTTGAGAGGGGCAGTGCGCAGACGGTATTTGCGCTCAATCTCGATGTGCGTGAGCCGAAACATTCCGCCAGCCGGATGAAGATTGCGCAGCAATGCCTCTCCGACATGGGAGCCATCTGACACTTTGTCCGGTTTCGCGCAGGCGTGAAACCGGCTAGGCTCAAGCCCAAGAACATAAAATCAGGGAGCCAAGCATGTCGTCTTCAGCAGCCGCGAAAATCGCACCGGCCTCGTCGTGGAAAGACTTCGCCACCCGTTACAACGCCGCGTGGAATGCGCACGACGTTCCGGGGATCATGGCGATGCATGTCGACGACACCAGCTATCAGCGCCATGGCAGCCCGAAGGTCTACAAGGGCAAGGATGCGGTGGCCGAACAGTTCGGCAAGGACATCTCCGGATTGCCCGGAATCAAGTTCGAGCCGGTCGCGCTCTACGGCAGCGACGATCATTTCGTGTCGGAATCGATCCTCACCGCGACCGCGCCGGACGGCAAGCCGGTGACTATGGAGCTGGTCGACGTCATCACGCTGCGCGACGGCAAGGTGGTGCACAAGTCGAGCTACTTCGTGCAGAGCCGCCCGCCGAAAACATAAGGCGCGACTTTCTTCACCTCTCCCCATTTACGGGGAGAGGTTGGCGCGCAGCGCCGGGTGAGGGGCGTTTCCCGATTGTCCGCGATCTCTCCATCGTCATCACCGGGCTTGTCCCGGTGATCCACGTCTTGCTTTAGATACTACAGAAAAACGTGGATGGCCGGGACATAGGCGAGCGGAAGCGACGCCGTTCTTCGAACGGCTATGCCCGGCCATGACAACTACTTGCCCGCATCCCTGCCGATCCGCCCGAGATGCGTGAACGTGAATCCGGCGTCGTATTTCAGTCCGTAGCCGAGCGCGCGGTCGAACCCGATATGCGCGCACCAGATCAGCGACAGGTGCATCGCCAGCGCCGAGGGTATGATCATGGCGACCATGCCGAGCAGCATCGGCAGGATGGCGGCGTGGGTGACATTGTAGCTTGCGGCTCCCGCGCGCGGGCCTGCGAGGTATCCCAGAAAGCTCAGGTCCGGCGCCAGCAGCAGGATCGCGAACATCCACCATGAGCCTTCGAAATAGCTGTAGAACACCATGCAGGCGACGGCGAGCGCCGCGCCTTCCAGCCGCAGCAGGGTGCGGACCCCGCCGGTAACCGCGCCGGCTGCCGGTGTCGTGGTGGTGTCGGTCATGGCTGCGAATCCCCTGCAAAGGGCGCTTTTACCACGCGGCGCAGGCCGCCCGGACCCGTCATTTTCGGGGAGATCGGACCATTTTCCCCCGCCCAAATCGCGTGCTAGAAAGCTGCCCACACCCTAGTGGAGCGGATTTGACATTCGCCCGATTTTGCCGCGAGCAGCGTCAGCGAATGTCAAATCCAAAGCTCCACTAGAAACCTAAAAATGCTAGTGGTCCTTTGATTTTAACATTTGCAAAAGTGCCCGCCCAAACGGGATGCAAATGTTAGAATCGGACCACTAGGCGGCGCTCGCCGCTGACAATCAAGATTCTGGGGCGAAATCCATGAAGCATATCCTCGAAGCACTCGATCAACGTCGCGCAGGCGCCAAAAAGGGCGGCGGAGACAAGCGCATCGAGGCGCAGCACGCGCGCGGCAAGCTGACCGCCCGCGAGCGCATCGAGCTGCTGCTGGATAAAGGCTCGTTCGAGGAATTCGACATGTTCGTCGAGCACCGCTCGGTCGAATTCGGCATGGAGAAGAACAAGATCCCGGGCGACGGCGTCGTCACCGGCTGGGGCACGGTCAACGGCCGCACCACCTTCGTGTTCGCCAAGGACTTCACCGTGTTCGGCGGCTCGCTGTCCGAGACCCACGCGCTGAAGATCACCAAGCTGCAGGACATGGCGCTGAAGGCGCGTGCGCCGATCATCGGGCTGTACGACGCGGGCGGCGCACGCATTCAGGAAGGCGTCGCGGCGCTGGCGGGTTACTCCTACGTGTTCCGCCGCAACGTGATCGCCTCGGGCGTCATTCCGCAGATCAGCGTCATCATGGGCCCGTGCGCGGGCGGCGACGTCTACTCGCCGGCGATGACCGACTTCATCTTCATGGTGAAGAACACCAGCTACATGTTCGTCACTGGTCCCGACGTGGTGAAGACCGTCACGAATGAAGTGGTGACGGCGGAAGAACTCGGCGGCGCGTCGGTGCACGCCACGAAATCATCCATCGCCGACGGCGCGTTCAAGGACGACGTCGAGACGCTGCTGCAGATGCGCCGGCTGATCGACTTCCTGCCGAGCAACAACACCGATGGCGTTCCGGAGTGGCCGAGTTTCGACGACATCGAACGCGTCGATGAATCCCTCGATACGCTGGTCCCGGCCAATCCGAACCAGCCCTACGACATCAAGGAACTGATCCTGAAGGTGGTGGACGAGGGGGATTTCTTCGAACTCGCCGATACGTTCGCCAAGAACATCGTCACCGGCTTCGGCCGTATCGCGGGCAAGACGGTGGGCTTCGTCGCCAACCAGCCGATGGTGCTGGCGGGCGTGCTCGACTCTGACGCCTCACGCAAGGCCGCGCGCTTCGTCCGCTTCTGCGACGCGTTCAATATTCCGATCGTCACCTTCGTGGACGTGCCGGGCTTCCTGCCGGGCACCGCGCAGGAATACGGCGGGCTGATCAAGCACGGCGCGAAGCTGTTGTTCGCCTACAGCCAGTGCACAGTGCCGCTGGTGACCGTCATCACGCGGAAAGCCTACGGCGGCGCGTTCGACGTGATGGCCTCGAAGGAAATCGGCGCGGACATGAACTACGCCTGGCCGACGGCGCAGATCGCGGTGATGGGCGCGAAGGGCGCGGTGGAGATCATCTTCCGGCAGGACATCGGCGACGCGGAGAAGATCGCCGCGCGCACCAAGGAATACGAGGACCGTTTCCTGTCGCCGTTCGTCGCCGCCGAGCGCGGCTATATCGACGACGTCATCATGCCGCACTCGACCCGCAAGCGCATCGCCCGCGCGCTGGCGATGCTAAAGGATAAGCACGTCGACGTGCCGATGAAGAAGCACGACAACATTCCGTTGTGAGGATTGGAAGTTTGAGCGCGCCAAGCTCTCATCGGTTACCTCCAGTATTAGCTCGATGATTTGCAGTAGGTTCGGAGGAGAATTTTGCGAGAATTGGCGCGATCGCCTTGATGCTGGTTGTCATTGGGCTTGAGATTGGCTCGTGGCCCTTTTTTAGTTTTCTACTTGGGAGTTTTTTAGGCGCGCCAAATATGAAGGTTGGTTTTTGGATAAAGACCCTAATGCTTGTTTCGCCTGGTATTTTGATTTCCTTCCTAGCCTTCTTGTTTCTATGGCTGGAACGCAACCGCAGATTCTGTCCTTTGGCCTTGTTGTTACTAGTTGCGTTTGTCGCGGTGTTTCTCGTAATTCAGAAGCCATCCTTGCTTCACATAGCATTGGATTACGCACAGTTTCGTGCTCAGCTTTTCTTGCGGCTGTTCAACTGATCGGTCCCATGCCCCACATCCTCGTCGTCCGTGCCACTGTCCCCGATGAATCGAAACGCGCTGCGTTCGATGCGTGGTATTCGCGCGAGCATCTGCCCGATGCGGTGAAGTCATTCGGCTCCAAGCGCGCGTGGCGCTACTGGATCGCCAACGATCCCGCCGTGCATCTGGCGATGTACGAATTTCCCGACCGCGCGTCGCTGGATGCGGCCGCAGGCGGCGAGGAGATGAAGCGGCTGATCCGCGACTTCGACCGCGACTGGCCCGAGGTGAAGCGCACGCGGGACATTCTGGTGCAGGCGGAGAGCTGGCCGGGTTGACGCGAGCTGGCGTCTTTCGCTGTCCCTGAAAAGTGCGCTTGTTTAATGGACCAACAATCACCCTCAATGTCATCACCGGGCTTGTCCCGGTGATCCCGACTGAGTGGCCACAGTGCTCACCTCATCGAGATGGCCGGGACATAGGCGAGCGGAAGCGACGCCGTTCTTCGAACGGCTATGCCCGGCCATGACAGCCATAGCGCCCGCTTCGTCGCCTCGCATCTATCAGCCGTTCGTCCCCGCGAAAGCGGGGACCCAGTCTTTGTTTTTGAACATGCTGGATCCCCGCTTTCGCGGGGATGACCGGAAAACGACAGCACAAGACAGAGGCCATCTCGCACGCATCTCCCACCCTGCGGCGGCAGTGGAACTGTGCTAGGGCTTGCCCATGCAGCCCGCCGAATCGGTTCTTTTCTTTTTCGGATTGTTCGCCATGGTCGCCGAGGCCATGACGGCGGCGCTCGCGGCCGGGCGGCGCAAGATGGACTGGTTCGGCGTCGCGATGCTGGGATGCGTGACCGCACTTGGCGGCGGCTCGTTGCGCGACATGCTGCTCGGGCATTATCCGCTGCTCTGGGTGAAACATCCCACACTGCTGCTGCTGACCGGCGGCGCGGCGCTGCTCACCATCGCGCTGGCGCGGGTGGTGCATCGCTTTCACTATCTCTTTCTTGTGCTCGATGCCATCGGCCTCGTGGTCTTCACCATCATCGGCTGCAATGTGGCCATGAGCATGGGCCATCCGCTGACCATCGTGGTGGTTGCGGGGATGATCACCGGATGCGCCGGGGGCGTGCTGCGCGATATTCTTTGCACCGAGGTGCCGCTGCTGTTCCGCAGCGAGCTTTACGCCAGCGTGTCGCTGGTGACGGGCGCGCTCTATGTCGCGGGCAACCATTTCGGGGTCGAGCATGTCGCGGTGGTGATCGGCTCGGTGGCGTTCGGTTTGACGTTCCGCCTGCTGGCGATCCGCTACAAGTGGGAAATGCCGAAGTTCATCTATGAGCGCGAAGGGCCGCACTGAGGGTGCGGCCCAGTTGCTCGCCGAGGCGTGGCTTACGCCGCCTTGCCGCGCTTCTTCAGTTCTTCTTCCGCGCGTTTCTTCAGGTCGGCTGCGCTGACGTCCTCGACATGGGTGCCGACAAACCAGCTGTTGCCTGCGGGGTCCTTCACGCCGCCGGAGCGGTCACCGTAGAACTGGTTCGACGGCTCCATGATGGAGGTGCCGCCGGCCTTGATGGCCTTCTGGTAGGCAGCGTCCGCGTCAGGCACGTACAGATAGAGCATGGCCGGCGAGGCCTTCACGAACTCCGAGGAGTCCGCGATCATGATCATCGAGTTTCCGATTTTCAGCGCGGCATGCATCACCTTGTCGTCGGGCCGCTTGGTCATTTCGTTGAACAGTTCGGCGTCGAACGCCTTTTGAAGAAAGTCGATGACGTTCTCCGCGTCGTCGACAATGAGATAGGGCGTGACGGTGTGATATCCATCAGGAACGGGTTTGACCTTGGAAGCCATGAGCAAACTCCTCATTTCGATAAGAGCGACGAGAAACAATTCGCGCCCGGATAAATAGATTCGGTCCCGCCTGACCGTCACGGGTTGCTCCGCCGGAGCTTCGTCCGCGATTGCGACAGGACCGTGAACCAGCCGCACCATGCACGCCTCCGTCGGGCGCAGCGGGCCGCTGCCCCGCGCGGCCATCTCCACGGCGTCGGCGATCTCCTGCGTGATGGCTGATTGTTCCGACGGGGGAAGGGCGCTGATGTAATCCAGCGCATCTTTCGTGGCGATCGGGCGGCCCTTCGCTGGAACGATCGGCTTGATGAAACGGCTATTCCACGGCACGGACGACTCCTGCGTCACATGGCCGGATTAAGTGCGCTGCCTGCGATTCGTTCCGAACCATTCGGCGTGTTGCGCGTTGTTCCGCATGCCGAAGAAAGCGTCACATCCCAAGAAAATGCCGGTGAAGCTGGCGATGACGATGCAACCACCCGATAACGGTCGCGGTGTTCCTCAGCCAATGACATCGCGGACGAATGTGGTCGGGCCGAGGGAACCGATGCGCAGCGACAAGGCGCAATGCGCGAAAGCGCGTGCAAGCGCGCTCGCAAGGCAGCGCGATGAACTGCGCAGAGGGCATCCCACGCCGCGCGTGTGAGGCGTCATGAAGAAATTTCTCGAATGGCTGGAAATGATCTGGAAGGGCGAGCAGTCTGTGGAACCGCAGGATCGTTAGCTAGCCCGTGCGCCGGACGCGCGCCGTGGTGCCCGCGACGATCTGCATGGTCACGCCAAGTAGCCAGCCGCATGCCAGCGCCACTGTGATCGCCGCCGTCGGGTCGGAATCGGTGACGATGGAATAGACCGAAATGAAGGCTGCGGTTGCGGCGAGGAATGTTCCGGCCGCGCTCAGCAGTTCGACGGGGTCCATCGGCTGCATATCTTCGCCGGTGAGGCGCGCCTGCGGCAGCCGGCCAGTGCGATGCGGTGGGACATCGATGCCGAGATAGAAGCCGATGGCGCCAAGGACCATCAGGGTGAGACTCATGGTCACGGAACCCAGGAGTTCGACCCGCGCGCTCGAGACATGGGCCGCGACGAACAGGCCGCATGACGCGCCCGCCATGGACAGGCCGAGCCGTTCGATCACATGGGCGCATCTGCTGGTGCGGGAACGGTAGGCACGATGGGCGATGATGCTGTCTGCCATCTTTGTCCACTCACGGAACAGTAAATCGTTCCCGTCATCGCCAAGGAAATCGTCGAGGAAATCGTCAAGGAAATCGCCGTTGATGTAGGCGCGGCGCTGCCGGTTCGAAAGATACTCCTTCGATACCTTCCCCGTCACGCTTGACTTATCTCGTCACTAGGATTATATTCCCTTTTGTCTCGCCCCGTCATGAGGGGCGTTTCGCGATCGTCACGATACGCGGGGCGGGATGCGGTGGCCGCGTGCGGCGCTCGGTTTGCGGCTGTGAAAAGCACCGCGAACGACGACGGCGCAGCAGCGGACGGCCAAAGTCGTGTGGTCCCGGCGTCGCGGTGCTGACGTCGAAAGGAGCGAGAGGGTCTGTCGCCCCAGTGGCGGTGGAACACACTCACGATCCAGAACGGTGGCGAAAGAGCCGTCCACCGGGGAGAGCGCGAACCAGGCCGTTCCAACCATTGCGTGCGGAACGCCGGATGTGTCCGGCGCAACCGTGGTGACGACACTCGTGTGCTTTCTACCTTTGCACACGGGGCTGCGGATGCGTCGAGCATCCGGCGTTCCGCGCGCCCTCAATTGGGCGAAGCGATGTAAGACTTCGGGCGCCCCCGCGCCGTCACAACAACAGGGGTGATGATGGCTGTTTGAAATTTGAATCGGGAGACGTGAAGCGCGATCACGCAACACTTCAGATGTCGTCCCCGCGCAGGCGGGGACCCATAACCACCGAACATTATGATGACGAAGGAAAGAGTTGCCCCGCTATCGCGGTAACATGATGGCTTTGGGAGTATGGGTCCCCGCCTTCGCGGGGACGACGACAAGAAAAACCCCGCCGAAGCGGGGTTTGCAGTGTGAGGCTATGCGCTCACCACCAGGTACGGCAGACGCGGCCAGGACCCCAGTAACGGCACTTGCGCACCACCGGCAGGCGAACCACGACCACGCGGCCACGGTTGACGACACAGCGGCCATACGGGCCACGATGGAAGCCGCGGCCGCAACCGCCGGCGACCTGGATGACATCGGCGCTGATGCCGGGCGCGGGAGCTGCAGGCATGGCGTTGGCGGCGCTGAAACCGGCCGCGGAGGCTGCGAGAAGTGCTGCTGCGAACAACGTTTTCATGGGTGTCTTTCCTCGGATCATCATGTTGCAAATTTATGTTGCGACGGCCCGGCCGGGGCCGGCCAGGAAGCCGGAATCAGATCGCCGGCATCGGCCGGCGCGGGACATTATTCTTCCGAAGATTGACACAAGATGAACCGATTGTGATCGCCGACGCAGGTCAGTGGCCGCATTGGCTGCAGAGGAAAGCAGCTTGGCCACGGAGACGAATCCGGAATCCCGTCGGTTCAGTTTCCATTCATGCGCGCTGCGGAATTCTTGATGCGAACAGAACATCGGAGGACGCATCATGGATCGCCGCGGTTTTCTCAAGTTCGCGTTTGGTGTCGCCGCCGCCGGTGCGGCAACTGTTACCGCCGCGCGCGCCGCGCCGCTTGCGCCGCAAGTGCTCACCGACAAACCGCTCGAGCCGGATCAACTTCCGCAGAACGCCGTCGCCAACGACGACGATCTGAACGAGGCACAGGTCGAGCAGGTCCGGTGGGGACGCCGCCGCGGCTGGGGCCGTCGTCGCTGGGGATGGCGCCGCCGCCGCTACTGGGGCTTTCGCCGCCGAAGGTACTGGCGCCGCCGCAGGTACTGGGGATGGCGTCGCCGCCGCCGCTACTATCGTCGTCGGTATTGGCGTCGCCGTTACTGGTGATGAGCTACCGCATCATTTGTTGAGGGAATGATCGCGCTGTCATTCGTGCGTAGAGAGGCAACGGGTCGCATGCAGGAAACGGAACAATTTGGTTTCACACCGCGTTCGTTGATCTTGCGGGACAGTCGTGCCGTGAAACGTTCGCTTCACAAGGAGAAGAATTGATGGAACGTCGTGATTTTCTGAAGTTTGCGTTCGGCTTCGCCGCCGGCGCAGGTGCAATTGTCGCCGCGGCATCAGCGGCGAGTGCTGCGCCGATGCTGTCCCCGCATCATGATTTGATGAACGGCCCGAAGCCGGAGCCTGACGTGACGGCCAAGCCCGCGGTTGCGGATCAGGACGATCTTGCGGGTGCCGAACTTGAGCAGGTGCATTGGCGCCATCGCCATCACCGCCGCCATCATCGCCGCTATCACCGGCATCACCGCCGCCACTACCGTCGGCATTACCGCCGCTGGTAAGCGGCGGCTGAACGAACAAACCCCGGCTGCGATCGAGCCGGGGTTTTGTTTTACGGGTATAGTTTTTTGTGCTTACTCGCGCCGGCACTTGCCGGCGAGGTTGCGCCGGTATCCGACCTGACATTTGCGGGCGAACAGCCGCATCAGTCTCGGTCCTTCCGGCTGCGGGCGGCAGACTCCGCTTGAGAGGCGATGAAATCCGACGCCGCATCCGTCCTTCACCGCCACCACATCGCCGCGCGCGGCGGCGGCCAGCGAGGCGATCGGCATGGCCTGCGCGGCTCCCGCGCCGAGCATCGCACCTGCGAGGACGACTGCCGCACAAAACGCCTTCATCGTCGTCTCTCTCAGCGATCAGAGCTTCGGCGCGTTGCCGAGCGGGGTCTTGTTCAGGGCTTCGTTCTTCTCGGCAGCGAAAGCGTCCGCGTCGATCTTCGCCGAGCTGATGATTTGCTTGAAGTCAATCAGCGTGAACTCAGTCTTGCTGACCCGGTTCGGCGTGATGCCCGGCGAGATCTCGACTGAGACGAGCGCGTCGCAATTGGCAGCCTTGGCCTCAATGACAAGCTTGTCGAGCGTCTTCTCCAGCGCTTGCGCACGTTTTAGTTCCGCGACGCAGCTACCGCGTCCGTTAGCATCATTGAGCGCGACAGCGACCTTCGGATTAATCGGCCCGTTGAGCGCTTCGAGCGCGGTGGCAGGGGTATACTTCTGCTTGACCGACATCAGCTTGCCGCCCTTGTAGAAATAGTACATGCGGCCGTCGCCGATCGCCGTGGGCGCACCATACTTCGTGGTCACGCGCTCGATCATCTCGGCCTTCGATGGCTGCTTGTCGGCAGAAAAGCCGAGCAGGCGCGAGATGTAATAGGCGCGGTTGGCGCTCGCGGGCGAGGAGAAAACCGCCAGCATCGATTCACCAGGATGGGTGCTGGTCGGGGCGAGGGTAAACTTCATCGCGGTGACATAAGTCACGTTGGTGCCGCCGAACTTCTGCTGCGCGGTTTCCGGCTTCACGCCCGGCAGATCTTTCAGGTAGGCCTCGAAGATCGGCGCGGCCTTGCTGCCTTCGATGTTGCTCGACAGGCCGACAATGTCAGGCTGCAGCTTCGCGGAAAATGCTGTTTCGGGTGACTTGGGCCTGATTTCGTAAGCCCAGCCGGTGGCCGGAGCCGTGACCGAAAAAAGCGCGACAAATGCGACTAACCCACTGCGAAACATGGAACACCCTGTCAGAAAATCGGGACATCAAAAGCGCGAAAAGCGCAGCGAATTACGCCAATTTTTGCTCGGCGCTGTCAACTGCGGATTGTTGCATTAATCGCCCGGCGCGCCGAACAATGCGTTAAAGCGCGCGGTACCTTTCGGCGAAAACGTCACGACGCGGCTGCCTTTTTCGCGCTTGGCCCAGTTCAACTCGTAGAATCGCGACAAGATCGCCGCGCCGAGCGATCCCGCGAGATGGCTGCGCCGCACACTCCAGTCGAGACAGGTCTTGCACAGCGGACGGCGCGATCCGCCGAGGGCCGGCAGGTCGATGCCGAAATCAGCGACGAACCGCTCACCCTGGGGCGTGAGCGCGACGTTGTCCTTCTGCGTGCGCAGGAGCTTCTTCTCCGTCATGGAATCGAGCATCCGGACGCCCAGATCGCCGGCAAGGTGATCGTAGCAGACGCGGGCGCGCCGCAGCCCGGGGTCGGCAGGTCCGGTGCGGACACGCAGGTGGCCGGCGCGGGCGGCGAGCCCCATCAGTCCTTCCAGCACAGCGGCTACGTCCGGCCCGGAGAGCCGGAAATAGCGGTGGCGGCCCTGCTTCTCGGGGACGACGAGATGTCCGGCCTCAAGCTTGGCGAGATGCGAACTCGTGGTCTGCGGAGTGATACCGGCTTCCTGCGCGAGTTCGGTTGCGGTGAGGGCGCGTCCGCTCATCAGTGCGGTCAGCATGTTGGAGCGCGCGGGATCGCCGACTAGCGAGGCGATCATGGCCATGTCCGGTCCGGCTTTCATACTTCGATCCTAGTCGAAGCGTTGAGAGCAGGCAACGGTCTAGGCTCTGCCTCCGACAATGGGAGCATCGCATGACCATTACCGTTTTTATTCGCTACCAGCTCGATCCGTTCAAACGACATTTGTTTGAAGCCTATGCGCAGCGATGGCTTACTATCATTCCGAAATGCGGAGGTGATCTGCTCGGCTACTGGATGCCGCACGAGGGTACCGACAACATCGCGTTCGGGCTGATCTCGTTTCCGAGTCTGGCGGAGTATGAATCCTACCGTGCACGGTTGAAGTCAGACGGTGAGGGTGTTTCAAACTTCAATTTCGCGCAGGAGCACCGGTTTATCCTCTCGGAGGAGCGAACCTTTCTGCGGCAGGTGCAGGGCTGACACTCACGTCATGCCAATTGATTCCACATGGCATCAGCGGCATCGTCGGCCGCGGCGCCAAAGACATCGAAACATATCGCCGGGAGGACAGGGAATGCCGGTTTCAATAGCCCAGAAGCGCGCGGATTTCAGAAAACTACACGAGAGCGGATGCTTCGTGCTGCCCAACCCATGGGACGTGGGCAGCGCCCAACTTTTGCAGGGAATGGGATTCAAGGCGCTCGCCTCAACCAGTTCGGGTTTTGCTTGGTCGATCGGGCATCCCGACAACAAGGTGACGTGCGACGACGTCCTGGCGCATCTGAAAACGCTGAACGATGCCACCGATCTGCCGGTGAATGCCGATTTCGAGGCGGGTTTTGCGCATGATCCGGCGGGTGTGGCAGCCAACGTGGCGCGTGGCGTTGCGACCGGCGTGGCCGGACTGTCGATCGAGGACTCGACCGGCGATGCGTCGGCCCCGCTCTATGAGATGACCCTTGCGGTGGAGCGCATGCGTGCGGCCCGTTCCGCGATTGATGCGGCGGGCGGCGATGTCGTGCTGGTGGGGCGGTGTGAGAGTTTTCTCATCGGTCAACCCGATCTCAAGGCGACCATCGCACGGCTAATCGCCTACGCCGAGGCCGGCGCGGATTGCCTGTATGCACCGGGCATCAGGACCAAGGAGCAGATCGCGGCGGTTGTGAAAGAACTGGCGCCGAAACCGATCAACGTCTTGTGGGGTGGCCCCGGTATGACGCAGGCAGAACTCGCCGATCTCGGGGTGAGACGCATCAGTGTTGGTGGCGCTCTCGCACGCACGGCGTGGGGCGCATTCCTGAAGGCTGCGCGTGAAATTGCCGAAAGTGGATCGTTCGCCGGAATGGCGCAGGCTGTGCCGCACGGGGAGATCAATGGCTTCTTTGCGAAAGCCGCCAAGGAGCGGAAATAGCAGACGGTCAATGACCTAAAAAAGAGCGGGCACCCGTTGGATGCCCGCTCTGATGTTCTGGTTCGTT is from Afipia massiliensis and encodes:
- a CDS encoding nuclear transport factor 2 family protein — translated: MSSSAAAKIAPASSWKDFATRYNAAWNAHDVPGIMAMHVDDTSYQRHGSPKVYKGKDAVAEQFGKDISGLPGIKFEPVALYGSDDHFVSESILTATAPDGKPVTMELVDVITLRDGKVVHKSSYFVQSRPPKT
- a CDS encoding DUF4260 domain-containing protein yields the protein MTDTTTTPAAGAVTGGVRTLLRLEGAALAVACMVFYSYFEGSWWMFAILLLAPDLSFLGYLAGPRAGAASYNVTHAAILPMLLGMVAMIIPSALAMHLSLIWCAHIGFDRALGYGLKYDAGFTFTHLGRIGRDAGK
- a CDS encoding acyl-CoA carboxylase subunit beta, with protein sequence MKHILEALDQRRAGAKKGGGDKRIEAQHARGKLTARERIELLLDKGSFEEFDMFVEHRSVEFGMEKNKIPGDGVVTGWGTVNGRTTFVFAKDFTVFGGSLSETHALKITKLQDMALKARAPIIGLYDAGGARIQEGVAALAGYSYVFRRNVIASGVIPQISVIMGPCAGGDVYSPAMTDFIFMVKNTSYMFVTGPDVVKTVTNEVVTAEELGGASVHATKSSIADGAFKDDVETLLQMRRLIDFLPSNNTDGVPEWPSFDDIERVDESLDTLVPANPNQPYDIKELILKVVDEGDFFELADTFAKNIVTGFGRIAGKTVGFVANQPMVLAGVLDSDASRKAARFVRFCDAFNIPIVTFVDVPGFLPGTAQEYGGLIKHGAKLLFAYSQCTVPLVTVITRKAYGGAFDVMASKEIGADMNYAWPTAQIAVMGAKGAVEIIFRQDIGDAEKIAARTKEYEDRFLSPFVAAERGYIDDVIMPHSTRKRIARALAMLKDKHVDVPMKKHDNIPL
- a CDS encoding trimeric intracellular cation channel family protein produces the protein MQPAESVLFFFGLFAMVAEAMTAALAAGRRKMDWFGVAMLGCVTALGGGSLRDMLLGHYPLLWVKHPTLLLLTGGAALLTIALARVVHRFHYLFLVLDAIGLVVFTIIGCNVAMSMGHPLTIVVVAGMITGCAGGVLRDILCTEVPLLFRSELYASVSLVTGALYVAGNHFGVEHVAVVIGSVAFGLTFRLLAIRYKWEMPKFIYEREGPH
- a CDS encoding VOC family protein, translated to MPWNSRFIKPIVPAKGRPIATKDALDYISALPPSEQSAITQEIADAVEMAARGSGPLRPTEACMVRLVHGPVAIADEAPAEQPVTVRRDRIYLSGRELFLVALIEMRSLLMASKVKPVPDGYHTVTPYLIVDDAENVIDFLQKAFDAELFNEMTKRPDDKVMHAALKIGNSMIMIADSSEFVKASPAMLYLYVPDADAAYQKAIKAGGTSIMEPSNQFYGDRSGGVKDPAGNSWFVGTHVEDVSAADLKKRAEEELKKRGKAA
- a CDS encoding GCG_CRPN prefix-to-repeats domain-containing protein, which gives rise to MKTLFAAALLAASAAGFSAANAMPAAPAPGISADVIQVAGGCGRGFHRGPYGRCVVNRGRVVVVRLPVVRKCRYWGPGRVCRTWW
- a CDS encoding twin-arginine translocation signal domain-containing protein, producing MDRRGFLKFAFGVAAAGAATVTAARAAPLAPQVLTDKPLEPDQLPQNAVANDDDLNEAQVEQVRWGRRRGWGRRRWGWRRRRYWGFRRRRYWRRRRYWGWRRRRRYYRRRYWRRRYW
- a CDS encoding twin-arginine translocation (Tat); its protein translation is MERRDFLKFAFGFAAGAGAIVAAASAASAAPMLSPHHDLMNGPKPEPDVTAKPAVADQDDLAGAELEQVHWRHRHHRRHHRRYHRHHRRHYRRHYRRW
- a CDS encoding GCG_CRPN prefix-to-repeats domain-containing protein, with translation MKAFCAAVVLAGAMLGAGAAQAMPIASLAAAARGDVVAVKDGCGVGFHRLSSGVCRPQPEGPRLMRLFARKCQVGYRRNLAGKCRRE
- a CDS encoding ArsR/SmtB family transcription factor; its protein translation is MKAGPDMAMIASLVGDPARSNMLTALMSGRALTATELAQEAGITPQTTSSHLAKLEAGHLVVPEKQGRHRYFRLSGPDVAAVLEGLMGLAARAGHLRVRTGPADPGLRRARVCYDHLAGDLGVRMLDSMTEKKLLRTQKDNVALTPQGERFVADFGIDLPALGGSRRPLCKTCLDWSVRRSHLAGSLGAAILSRFYELNWAKREKGSRVVTFSPKGTARFNALFGAPGD
- a CDS encoding NIPSNAP family protein — protein: MTITVFIRYQLDPFKRHLFEAYAQRWLTIIPKCGGDLLGYWMPHEGTDNIAFGLISFPSLAEYESYRARLKSDGEGVSNFNFAQEHRFILSEERTFLRQVQG
- a CDS encoding isocitrate lyase/PEP mutase family protein, with the translated sequence MPVSIAQKRADFRKLHESGCFVLPNPWDVGSAQLLQGMGFKALASTSSGFAWSIGHPDNKVTCDDVLAHLKTLNDATDLPVNADFEAGFAHDPAGVAANVARGVATGVAGLSIEDSTGDASAPLYEMTLAVERMRAARSAIDAAGGDVVLVGRCESFLIGQPDLKATIARLIAYAEAGADCLYAPGIRTKEQIAAVVKELAPKPINVLWGGPGMTQAELADLGVRRISVGGALARTAWGAFLKAAREIAESGSFAGMAQAVPHGEINGFFAKAAKERK